One genomic window of Ficedula albicollis isolate OC2 chromosome 18, FicAlb1.5, whole genome shotgun sequence includes the following:
- the TK1 gene encoding thymidine kinase, cytosolic yields the protein MNCLTVPGVHPGSPTRPRGQIQVIFGPMFSGKSTELMRRVRRFQLAQYRCLLVKYAKDTRYSSSGVSTHDRSTMEALPAQLLHDVYKEALGAAVIGIDEGQFFPDIVEFCETMANTGKTVIVAALDGTFQRKAFGSILNLVPLAESVVKLNAVCMECFREASYTKRLGAEREVEVIGGADKYQSVCRACYFLMRPQPENKENVPLGLRQLETAVPRKIFT from the exons ATGAACTGCCTGACGGTGCCCGGTGTGCACCCCGGCTCCCCCACCCGGCCCCGCGGGCAGATACAG GTGATCTTCGGGCCCATGTTCTCCGGGAAGAG CACGGAGCTCATGCGGCGAGTGCGACGGTTCCAGCTCGCCCAGTACCGGTGCCTGCTGGTGAAGTACGCCAAGGACACGCGGTACAGCTCCTCCGGGGTCTCCACACACGACCG GAGCACCATGGAGGCCCTGCCCGCTCAGCTCCTCCACGACGTGTACAAGGAGGCGCTGGGTGCCGCCGTCATCGGCATCGATGAGGGCCAGTTC TTCCCAGACATCGTGGAGTTCTGCGAGACAATGGCCAACACTGGGAAAACCGTCATTGTTGCTGCTCTGGATGGGACTTTCCAGAGAAAG GCCTTTGGGAGCATCCTGAACCTGGTGCCGCTGGCGGAGAGCGTGGTGAAGCTGAACGCTGTGTGCATGGAGTGCTTCCGGGAGGCCTCCTACACCAAGCGGCTGGGAGCAGAGCGGGAG GTTGAAGTGATTGGAGGAGCTGACAAGTACCAGTCTGTGTGCCGAGCCTGCTACTTCCTCATGCGACCGCAGCCAGAGAACAAGGAGAACGTGCCCCTGGGCCTGAGGCAGCTGGAGACAGCTGTGCCTCGCAAGATCTTCACTTGA
- the AFMID gene encoding kynurenine formamidase has product MGGWRDMSAEALEDHYSPSRWSPRLDRDTIIDAHLAVTAAGAERAAAGEGGHGVHRAHSPLCCAAFPALVYIHGGYWQCLSKDDSGFAAPPLVSQGVAVVAVGYDIAPKGHMDAMVLQVRRSLVFLVEQYPRIRGIYLCGHSAGAHLAAMVLSTDWTEFQVVPDIKGAVLVSGVYDLEPLLHTYVNDALNMSREVAQRNSPMRHVPPAVPAACEVLVAVAQHDSPEFRRQSQEYSQALRAAGWSVSLLDLAAVDHFDVIEKLSEDSYILTQVILNMISRA; this is encoded by the exons ATGGGCGGGTGGCGGGATATGTCCGCGGAG GCGCTGGAGGACCATTACTCTCCCAGCCGCTGGTCTCCCCGCCTGGACCGGGACACCATCATCGACGCGCACCTGGCGGTGACGGCGGCAGGTGCGGAGCGGGCGGCGGCGGGAGaggg CGGGCACGGTGTACACCGGGCTCATTCCCCGCTGTGCTGCGCAGCCTTCCCGGCTCTGGTCTACATCCACGGCGGATACTGGCAGTGCTTGAG TAAGGACGATTCGGGGTTTGCAGCCCCCCCGCTGGTGTCGCAgggggtggcagtggtggcGGTGGGATACGACATAGCCCCTAAAG GCCACATGGACGCCATGGTGCTGCAGGTGCGCCGCAGCCTCGTCTTCCTGGTGGAGCAGTACCCCAGGATCAG AGGCATTTACTTGTGCGGACACTCAGCAGGGGCTCACCTGGCAGCCATGGTGCTGTCCACAGACTGGACGGAATTCCAAGTGGTGCCAGATATCAAAG gggCGGTGCTGGTGAGCGGCGTGTATGACCTGGAGCCCCTCCTGCACACCTACGTGAACGATGCCCTGAACATGAGCCG GGAGGTGGCCCAGAGGAACAGCCCCATGAGACACGtccccccagcagtgccagcagcctgtgAGGTGCTCGTGGCTGTGGCCCAGCATGACTCTCCAGAGTTTCGCAGGCAGTCTCAAGAGTAcagccag GCCCTGCGTGCAGCAGGCTGGTCTGTCTCTCTGCTGGATCTGGCTGCCGTGGATCACTTTGATGTCATTGAGAAGCTGTCAGAGGACAGCTACATCCTCACTCAG GTGATTCTGAACATGATTTCAAGAGCATGA
- the SYNGR2 gene encoding synaptogyrin-2 has translation PFRSYGAAKAGGAFDLVRFVQQPQVLARIVSAVFALIVFACLVGDGYSSLPEDPELYCIFNHNGDACRYGIGIGVLAFLACIFFFMVDVYFPQISNTTDRKYLVLADLGFSGLWTFLWFIGFCFLTNQWSWTRAEDVYIEADSARAAITFSFFSIFSWALLLTFAYKRYKMGVEDFAQSYADPSSEVSAPYSSYPNISHESYQQPPFTHTAEAPEGYQPPPVY, from the exons cccttccgatctTACGGGGCGGCCAAGGCCGGCGGCGCCTTCGACCTGGTCCGGTTCGTGCAGCAGCCGCAGGTGCTGGCGCGGATCGTGAGCGCG GTGTTCGCGCTGATCGTGTTCGCCTGCCTGGTCGGGGATGGCTACTCGAGCCTGCCCGAGGACCCGGAGCTCTACTGCATCTTCAACCACAACGGGGACGCCTGTCGCTACGGCATCGGCATCGGCGTCCTCGCCTTCCTCGCCTGcatcttcttcttcatggtgGACGTCTATTTCCCCCAGATCAGCAACACTACGGACCGCAAGTACCTGGTCCTGGCCGACCTCGGCTTCTCAG GTCTCTGGACCTTCCTGTGGTTCATCGGCTTCTGTTTCCTGACCAACCAATGGTCCTGGACACGGGCCGAGGATGTGTACATCGAGGCAGACTCTGCCCGTGCTGCCATCACCTTCAGCTTCTTCTCCATCTTCTCCTGG GCTCTCCTGCTCACCTTCGCTTACAAGAGGTACAAAATGGGGGTGGAGGACTTTGCTCAAAGTTATGCCGACCCCAGCTCGGAGGTTTCGGCTCCCTACTCCAGCTATCCCAACATCAGCCATGAGAGCTACCAGCAGCCGCCCTTCACGCACACGGCCGAGGCCCCGGAGGGTTACCAGCCCCCGCCAGTGTactga
- the TMC6 gene encoding transmembrane channel-like protein 6 isoform X2, producing MSQPPSITLHVPEGTESDGQELSPDNERALHTSFHQLILEQSSLIEAGLELELQERSRESPACLAARDACAVAWPEPRQGEEHPSYSSASLQILASMPSRTIGRSLGAVISQYCNRTARLRRRSSRPPLQQLCRAARPSLRQYGLDTDPAGATLQEKRRLLVKELLSLSPSQCSHMLLTMPLSLAEKRILRRQLSGQRGPLGQRAQHWAPCSPCGWPKVCVVLGCRGLWYRLLSLLRTAQPWHYALKQIGGRFGSSVLSYFLFLKTLLMLNFFSFFILLAFVVVVQAVYPSAPVSPQPFTGLELLTGAGSFTHSLLYYGYYSNVTLNDPCSSSPKGSECPLTAPPLPYNLPLAYLFSVGVSFLVTCILLVYSVSHSFRESVGSSTGVLAIKVFCAWDFKVMQKRSVKLQCQNICTQLKELLVEQRCRSRSQSRLQCLGHCLVVLLAWLLALGSASGCVLALHRFSEHMHTVQQELQAQGSDRWQQEAVLLVLPLVVSLLNALMPHLYNLLAMWEKQDSPVTQVSVAIVRNLILKMMVLSLLCYQWLSRSVICSTEECWETCVGQDLYRFTVMDFIFTLLDTLFGELIWRLILEKRLKTKQRPEFDIARNVLELMYGQTLTWLGILFAPLLPAVQMLKLLLLFYIKKTSLMRNCQSPSKPWQASRMSTVFITLLCFPSFLGAAAFLSYTIWSVQPSETCGPFRGLETIYKSGKRWVLVLEKSNPNITWFAWVYQHLLENAGLQFFMSVGLIAVIYFNIQVVRGRQKVICLLQEQIANEGQDKVFLIQKLHSVYEQRQRRS from the exons ATGTCCCAGCCGCCCTCCATCACCCTGCACGTCCCCGAGGGCACCGAGAGCGATGG ccaggagctcagCCCGGACAACGAGAGAGCCCTGCACACCTCATTCCACCAGCtcatcctggagcagagcagcttgaTCGAGGCAGGTCTGGAGCTGGAGttgcaggagaggagcagag AGTCCCCAGCCTGCTTGGCTGCTCGAGATGCCTGTGCAGTGGCCTGGCCAGAGCCCAGGCAAGGTGAGGAGCACCCCAGCtactcctctgcctccctgcagaTCTTGGCCAGCATGCCCAGCCGCACCATCG GCCGCAGCCTCGGGGCCGTCATCTCCCAGTACTGCAACCGCACGGCGCGGCTGCGG cgCCGCAGCAGCCgccctcccctgcagcagctgtgccgCGCGGCACGGCCCAGCCTGCGCCAGTACGGCCTGGACACCGACCCTGCCGGCGCCACGCTGCAAG AGAAGCGGCGCCTGctggtgaaggagctgctgagcctctCGCCCAGCCAGTGCAGCCACATGCTGCTCACCATGCCCCTCAGCCTGGCGGAGAAACGCATCCTGCG GCGGCAGCTGAGCGGGCAGAGGGGCCCCCTGGGGCAGCGTGCCCAGCACTGGGCCCCCTGCTCACCCTGTGGCTGGCCCAAGGTCTGCGTTGTCCTC ggctgccgAGGTCTCTGGTAcaggctcctgtccctgctccgcactgcccagccctggcactaTGCCCTGAAGCAGATTGGTGGCCGCTTCGGCTCCAGTGTCCTCTCCTACTTCCTCTTCCTCAAGACGCTCCTTATGTTgaacttcttttccttcttcatcctCCTGGCCTTCGTGGTGGTCGTGCAGGCTGTGTACCCCTCTGCACCAGTCAGCCCCCAGCCCTTCActggcctggagctgctcacaggAGCG ggctccttCACGCACTCGCTGCTGTACTACGGCTACTACAGCAACGTGACCCTAAACgacccctgcagctccagccctaAGGGCAGCGAGTgccccctcacagcccctccgCTCCCCTACAACTTGCCACTGGCCTACCTCTTCAGTGTTGGGGTCTCCTTCCTTGTCACCTGCATCCTGCTGGTGTACAG TGTGTCCCACTCTTTTCGGGAGAGCGTGGGAAGCTCCACGGGGGTCTTGGCCATCAAAGTCTTCTGTGCCTGGGACTTCAAGGTGATGCAGAAGCGCTCAGTGAAGCTGCAGTGCCAGAACATCTGCACCCAGCTGAAG gagctgctggtggagcagcGCTGCCGCTCCCGCTCCCAGAGCCGCCTCCAGTGCCTGGGCCACTGcctggtggtgctgctggcctggctgctggctctgggctcgGCCTCGGGCTGCGTGCTGGCTCTGCACCGCTTCTCGGAGCACATGCACACG GTTCAGCAGGAGCTacaggcacagggcagtgacagATGGCAGCAAGAAGCCGTTCTGCTGGTCCTGCCCCTTGTGGTGTCCCTCCTCAATGCCTTGATGCCCCACCTGTACAACCTGCTGGCCATGTGGGAGAAGCAGGACTCCCCAGTGACACAGGTCTCCGTGGCAATCGTCAG gaacCTCATCCTGAAGATGATGGTTCTCAGCCTGCTGTGCTACCAGTGGCTCAGCCGGAGCGTTATCTGCTCAACAGAGGAG tgctgggagacATGTGTGGGACAGGACCTTTATCGCTTCACGGTGATGGATTTCATATTCACCTTGCTGGATACACTCTTTGGGGAGCTGATCTGGAG GCTAatcctggagaagaggctgaagaCAAAGCAGAGGCCAGAGTTTGATATCGCCCGAAACGTGCTGGAGCTGATGTATGGGCAGACCCTGACCTG gctgggcaTTCTCTTCGCGCCACTTCTGCCAGCTGTGCAgatgctgaagctgctgctgctcttctatATCAAAAAG ACCAGCCTGATGCGGAACTGCCAGTCCCCCAGCAAGCCCTGGCAAGCATCACGCATGAGCACCGTGTTCATCACCCTGCTGTGCTTCCCCTCCTTCCTGGGTGCAGCTGCCTTCCTCTCCTACACCATCTGGTC GGTGCAGCCATCAGAAACCTGCGGTCCCTTCCGGGGGCTGGAAACCATCTACAAGTCAGGGAAGAggtgggtgctggtgctggagaaGTCCAACCCCAACATCACCTGGTTTGCCTGGGTCTACCAGCATCTCTTGGAGAACGCCGGCCTCCAGTTCTTCATGTCTGTGGGCCTGAT AGCTGTGATCTACTTCAACATCCAGGTGGTAAGAGGCCGCCAGAAGGtcatctgcctgctgcaggagcagattGCCAAC GAAGGGCAAGATAAGGTATTTCTCATCCAGAAGCTTCACTCTGTTTACGAGCAGAGACAGAGACGTTCCTGA
- the TMC6 gene encoding transmembrane channel-like protein 6 isoform X1 gives MSQPPSITLHVPEGTESDGQELSPDNERALHTSFHQLILEQSSLIEAGLELELQERSRESPACLAARDACAVAWPEPRQGEEHPSYSSASLQILASMPSRTIGRSLGAVISQYCNRTARLRRRSSRPPLQQLCRAARPSLRQYGLDTDPAGATLQEKRRLLVKELLSLSPSQCSHMLLTMPLSLAEKRILRRQLSGQRGPLGQRAQHWAPCSPCGWPKVCVVLGCRGLWYRLLSLLRTAQPWHYALKQIGGRFGSSVLSYFLFLKTLLMLNFFSFFILLAFVVVVQAVYPSAPVSPQPFTGLELLTGAGSFTHSLLYYGYYSNVTLNDPCSSSPKGSECPLTAPPLPYNLPLAYLFSVGVSFLVTCILLVYSVSHSFRESVGSSTGVLAIKVFCAWDFKVMQKRSVKLQCQNICTQLKELLVEQRCRSRSQSRLQCLGHCLVVLLAWLLALGSASGCVLALHRFSEHMHTVQQELQAQGSDRWQQEAVLLVLPLVVSLLNALMPHLYNLLAMWEKQDSPVTQVSVAIVRNLILKMMVLSLLCYQWLSRSVICSTEECWETCVGQDLYRFTVMDFIFTLLDTLFGELIWRLILEKRLKTKQRPEFDIARNVLELMYGQTLTWLGILFAPLLPAVQMLKLLLLFYIKKTSLMRNCQSPSKPWQASRMSTVFITLLCFPSFLGAAAFLSYTIWSVQPSETCGPFRGLETIYKSGKRWVLVLEKSNPNITWFAWVYQHLLENAGLQFFMSVGLIAVIYFNIQVVRGRQKVICLLQEQIANEGQDKVFLIQKLHSVYEQRQRRS, from the exons ATGTCCCAGCCGCCCTCCATCACCCTGCACGTCCCCGAGGGCACCGAGAGCGATGG ccaggagctcagCCCGGACAACGAGAGAGCCCTGCACACCTCATTCCACCAGCtcatcctggagcagagcagcttgaTCGAGGCAGGTCTGGAGCTGGAGttgcaggagaggagcagag AGTCCCCAGCCTGCTTGGCTGCTCGAGATGCCTGTGCAGTGGCCTGGCCAGAGCCCAGGCAAGGTGAGGAGCACCCCAGCtactcctctgcctccctgcagaTCTTGGCCAGCATGCCCAGCCGCACCATCG GCCGCAGCCTCGGGGCCGTCATCTCCCAGTACTGCAACCGCACGGCGCGGCTGCGGCGCCGcagcagccg ccctcccctgcagcagctgtgccgCGCGGCACGGCCCAGCCTGCGCCAGTACGGCCTGGACACCGACCCTGCCGGCGCCACGCTGCAAG AGAAGCGGCGCCTGctggtgaaggagctgctgagcctctCGCCCAGCCAGTGCAGCCACATGCTGCTCACCATGCCCCTCAGCCTGGCGGAGAAACGCATCCTGCG GCGGCAGCTGAGCGGGCAGAGGGGCCCCCTGGGGCAGCGTGCCCAGCACTGGGCCCCCTGCTCACCCTGTGGCTGGCCCAAGGTCTGCGTTGTCCTC ggctgccgAGGTCTCTGGTAcaggctcctgtccctgctccgcactgcccagccctggcactaTGCCCTGAAGCAGATTGGTGGCCGCTTCGGCTCCAGTGTCCTCTCCTACTTCCTCTTCCTCAAGACGCTCCTTATGTTgaacttcttttccttcttcatcctCCTGGCCTTCGTGGTGGTCGTGCAGGCTGTGTACCCCTCTGCACCAGTCAGCCCCCAGCCCTTCActggcctggagctgctcacaggAGCG ggctccttCACGCACTCGCTGCTGTACTACGGCTACTACAGCAACGTGACCCTAAACgacccctgcagctccagccctaAGGGCAGCGAGTgccccctcacagcccctccgCTCCCCTACAACTTGCCACTGGCCTACCTCTTCAGTGTTGGGGTCTCCTTCCTTGTCACCTGCATCCTGCTGGTGTACAG TGTGTCCCACTCTTTTCGGGAGAGCGTGGGAAGCTCCACGGGGGTCTTGGCCATCAAAGTCTTCTGTGCCTGGGACTTCAAGGTGATGCAGAAGCGCTCAGTGAAGCTGCAGTGCCAGAACATCTGCACCCAGCTGAAG gagctgctggtggagcagcGCTGCCGCTCCCGCTCCCAGAGCCGCCTCCAGTGCCTGGGCCACTGcctggtggtgctgctggcctggctgctggctctgggctcgGCCTCGGGCTGCGTGCTGGCTCTGCACCGCTTCTCGGAGCACATGCACACG GTTCAGCAGGAGCTacaggcacagggcagtgacagATGGCAGCAAGAAGCCGTTCTGCTGGTCCTGCCCCTTGTGGTGTCCCTCCTCAATGCCTTGATGCCCCACCTGTACAACCTGCTGGCCATGTGGGAGAAGCAGGACTCCCCAGTGACACAGGTCTCCGTGGCAATCGTCAG gaacCTCATCCTGAAGATGATGGTTCTCAGCCTGCTGTGCTACCAGTGGCTCAGCCGGAGCGTTATCTGCTCAACAGAGGAG tgctgggagacATGTGTGGGACAGGACCTTTATCGCTTCACGGTGATGGATTTCATATTCACCTTGCTGGATACACTCTTTGGGGAGCTGATCTGGAG GCTAatcctggagaagaggctgaagaCAAAGCAGAGGCCAGAGTTTGATATCGCCCGAAACGTGCTGGAGCTGATGTATGGGCAGACCCTGACCTG gctgggcaTTCTCTTCGCGCCACTTCTGCCAGCTGTGCAgatgctgaagctgctgctgctcttctatATCAAAAAG ACCAGCCTGATGCGGAACTGCCAGTCCCCCAGCAAGCCCTGGCAAGCATCACGCATGAGCACCGTGTTCATCACCCTGCTGTGCTTCCCCTCCTTCCTGGGTGCAGCTGCCTTCCTCTCCTACACCATCTGGTC GGTGCAGCCATCAGAAACCTGCGGTCCCTTCCGGGGGCTGGAAACCATCTACAAGTCAGGGAAGAggtgggtgctggtgctggagaaGTCCAACCCCAACATCACCTGGTTTGCCTGGGTCTACCAGCATCTCTTGGAGAACGCCGGCCTCCAGTTCTTCATGTCTGTGGGCCTGAT AGCTGTGATCTACTTCAACATCCAGGTGGTAAGAGGCCGCCAGAAGGtcatctgcctgctgcaggagcagattGCCAAC GAAGGGCAAGATAAGGTATTTCTCATCCAGAAGCTTCACTCTGTTTACGAGCAGAGACAGAGACGTTCCTGA
- the ARL16 gene encoding ADP-ribosylation factor-like protein 16 translates to MGPIWPSYYSECSALLFVVDASNPAQVSSSCIQLLSVLSAEPLASVPVLVLFNKIDLPCYMSLVEMKSLFRLQDVVSCASQPISLLESSARLGTGLAQVLQWLRSALRERC, encoded by the exons ATGGGCCCCATCTGGCCCAGCTACTACAGCGAGTGCAGCGCTCTGCTG TTCGTGGTGGATGCCTCCAACCCCGCCCAGGTCTCCTCGTCCTGCATCCAGCTGCTCTCggtgctctctgcagagcccctcGCCTCTGTGCCCGTCCTGGTGCTCTTCAACAAGAT TGACCTGCCCTGCTACATGTCCCTGGTGGAGATGAAGTCGCTGTTCCGCCTGCAGGACGTGGTGTCCTGTGCCTCCCAGCCCATCTCgctgctggagagcagcgcCCGCCTCGGCACCGGCCTGGCGCaggtgctgcagtggctgcGCAGCGCCCTCCGGGAGcgctgctga